From the uncultured Methanobrevibacter sp. genome, one window contains:
- a CDS encoding DUF116 domain-containing protein — translation MLFVDSFYMFLGQLVVIVFAIILILLIIVLILGVLFAKKNKIKFPRFLLYVVDLLYSPLKTIAQFLKLDDNIIDEMAIKVRDELNKEKFKEIPADKTLIFLPHCLRHGDCPATLQKEGLNCTECGLCSIGVIKKKAEPLGYKLYIVPGSSFVKKIVMENKFQAVLGVACHEDLNQMMMLLSDFCPQGVLLEKTGCFETKVNVKKVFEKLDSKY, via the coding sequence ATGTTATTTGTTGACTCATTTTACATGTTTTTAGGACAGCTAGTGGTTATTGTATTTGCAATAATACTCATTTTGCTGATTATAGTGCTTATCTTAGGAGTTCTTTTTGCCAAGAAAAACAAGATAAAATTCCCTAGATTCCTTCTTTATGTAGTTGATCTGCTTTATTCTCCTTTAAAGACAATTGCTCAGTTTTTAAAATTGGATGACAATATCATTGACGAAATGGCCATAAAAGTCCGTGATGAACTTAACAAGGAAAAATTCAAAGAGATCCCTGCTGATAAAACACTTATATTTCTGCCTCACTGTCTGAGACATGGAGACTGTCCTGCAACACTTCAAAAGGAAGGTCTTAACTGTACCGAATGTGGATTGTGTTCCATTGGAGTCATAAAAAAGAAAGCCGAACCGTTAGGATACAAGTTGTATATAGTTCCGGGTTCAAGTTTTGTAAAAAAGATCGTTATGGAAAACAAATTCCAGGCAGTACTTGGTGTGGCATGCCATGAAGATTTAAATCAGATGATGATGCTTCTGTCTGATTTCTGCCCTCAGGGAGTATTGCTTGAAAAAACAGGATGTTTTGAAACAAAAGTAAATGTTAAAAAAGTATTTGAAAAACTTGATTCCAAATACTGA
- the sucD gene encoding succinate--CoA ligase subunit alpha, with translation MILLNEDTKCLVQGITGKQGSFHTEQMLKYNTNIVAGLTPGKGGQKFLDQVPIFNSMEEATEEVDVNASIIFVPARFAKDAAFEAIRHLDLVVIISEHIPVHDSMKIMAYAKQMGTTIIGPNTPGIISPGVGKLGIMPTHIFSEGNVGVISRSGTLTYEIASELTNAGIGQSTAVGIGGDPVTGDNYVDILKRFDKDDQTDAVVLIGEIGGTAEERAGKYIAEEMNKPVVSYIAGRTAPPGKRMGHAGAIIQGSSGTVASKTKALNEAGVDVAVKPSEIVDLLKKVM, from the coding sequence ATGATTTTGTTAAATGAAGATACAAAATGTTTAGTTCAAGGAATCACCGGAAAACAAGGTTCATTCCACACAGAACAAATGTTAAAATACAATACAAACATTGTTGCAGGTCTCACTCCTGGAAAAGGAGGTCAGAAATTCTTAGATCAGGTACCGATTTTCAATTCAATGGAAGAAGCTACCGAAGAGGTTGATGTAAACGCTTCAATAATTTTTGTACCTGCAAGATTTGCAAAAGACGCTGCTTTTGAAGCAATCAGACATCTTGATTTGGTAGTTATTATTTCCGAGCATATTCCAGTTCATGACAGTATGAAAATCATGGCATATGCAAAACAGATGGGAACTACTATTATCGGACCTAACACTCCTGGAATCATCTCTCCTGGCGTCGGTAAATTAGGTATCATGCCGACACATATATTTTCAGAAGGTAATGTGGGAGTAATCTCCAGAAGCGGTACATTAACTTATGAAATTGCAAGTGAACTAACCAATGCAGGAATCGGTCAAAGTACTGCTGTAGGTATAGGCGGAGACCCTGTTACCGGAGACAACTATGTAGATATCCTTAAAAGATTCGATAAAGATGACCAGACAGATGCAGTTGTATTAATTGGTGAAATCGGAGGAACCGCTGAAGAAAGGGCCGGAAAATATATTGCTGAGGAAATGAACAAACCTGTAGTATCTTACATTGCAGGAAGAACTGCACCTCCGGGCAAAAGAATGGGACATGCCGGAGCAATTATTCAGGGATCTTCAGGTACTGTTGCAAGTAAAACCAAAGCTTTAAATGAAGCTGGCGTAGATGTAGCAGTAAAACCGTCTGAAATTGTAGATTTACTTAAAAAGGTAATGTAG
- the thsA gene encoding thermosome subunit alpha has product MANQPIFILPQGTERYSKRDALRMNITAAKVLSGIVRTTLGPKGMDKMLVNSLGDVTVTNDGATIMREMEINQPAARMLVETAKKQEDIVGDGTTSVVVIAGELLAKAEELLEDGIATSVVVKGFRNATAKAIELLNDIAIDADDEETLKKVAVTAMSGKGSDYAKEHLADLVVKAALRIEEDGKSDIDNINIQRVSGDSVEDSFLAEGIVIDNTPVSKNMPREVKDAKIAIMKYPIELKDINTDSKIDITSPDQFEAFLLQEEQMIKDLVQKIIDSGVNVLFCQKGIDDMAEHYLKKAGIMAYKRVKKSDMERIEKATGAKLVTDIEDLTAEKLGSAGRVYLDKLFDHELTFIEECENPKASSIVLRGSTRYVTEQISRAIDDALGVVAATIEEGKVLIGGGACEIDLVKQLREYGESVSGREQLAILKYAEALEVIPRTLIENAGLDTINLIADLKAAHEDSKFIGINVFTGEVVDMKEAGVIEPLRVKIQALQSAGEASEMILRIDDMIAARNALESTGPDESGNDASGMPPMPPAGGMGGMPPMM; this is encoded by the coding sequence ATGGCAAATCAACCAATATTTATTCTTCCTCAGGGAACTGAAAGATATTCCAAAAGAGATGCTTTAAGAATGAATATCACTGCAGCTAAAGTATTGTCTGGTATTGTAAGAACTACTTTAGGCCCTAAAGGAATGGATAAAATGTTAGTTAACTCATTAGGTGATGTTACTGTCACCAATGACGGTGCAACTATCATGAGAGAAATGGAAATTAACCAACCTGCAGCTAGAATGCTTGTTGAAACCGCTAAAAAACAGGAAGATATTGTCGGAGATGGAACTACTTCTGTTGTTGTCATTGCAGGTGAGTTATTAGCTAAGGCTGAAGAATTATTGGAAGACGGCATTGCAACTTCTGTTGTTGTAAAAGGATTTAGAAATGCAACTGCAAAAGCAATCGAACTTTTAAACGATATTGCTATTGATGCTGATGATGAAGAAACTCTTAAAAAAGTGGCTGTAACTGCTATGAGTGGTAAAGGTTCTGATTATGCAAAAGAACATTTGGCAGACCTTGTTGTTAAAGCAGCTTTAAGAATTGAAGAAGACGGCAAATCCGATATTGACAACATCAATATTCAAAGGGTTTCCGGAGATTCTGTAGAAGATTCATTTTTAGCTGAAGGAATTGTAATTGACAATACTCCTGTATCTAAAAACATGCCAAGAGAAGTTAAAGATGCTAAAATCGCAATTATGAAATATCCTATCGAACTTAAAGATATCAATACCGACAGCAAAATTGATATCACAAGTCCTGATCAGTTTGAAGCATTCTTACTTCAAGAAGAACAAATGATTAAAGATTTAGTCCAAAAAATCATTGATTCTGGCGTTAACGTTTTATTCTGTCAAAAAGGTATTGACGATATGGCAGAACACTACCTGAAAAAAGCAGGAATCATGGCTTACAAAAGAGTTAAAAAATCCGATATGGAAAGAATCGAAAAAGCAACTGGTGCTAAACTCGTAACTGACATTGAAGATTTAACTGCTGAAAAATTAGGTAGTGCAGGCCGTGTTTACCTTGACAAATTATTCGATCATGAATTAACATTCATCGAAGAATGTGAAAATCCAAAAGCTTCTTCCATTGTATTAAGAGGAAGTACCCGTTATGTAACTGAACAAATCTCCAGAGCTATAGATGATGCATTAGGTGTTGTTGCAGCTACTATTGAAGAAGGTAAAGTACTCATCGGTGGTGGAGCTTGTGAAATTGATTTGGTAAAACAATTAAGAGAATATGGTGAATCTGTAAGCGGAAGAGAACAGTTAGCTATTTTAAAATACGCTGAAGCTTTAGAAGTTATTCCAAGAACCCTGATTGAAAATGCAGGTTTGGACACCATTAACTTAATTGCTGATTTAAAAGCTGCTCACGAAGACTCCAAATTCATCGGTATTAATGTATTTACAGGTGAAGTCGTTGATATGAAAGAAGCAGGTGTTATTGAACCTTTAAGAGTTAAAATACAGGCTCTTCAATCTGCAGGTGAAGCATCTGAAATGATTTTACGTATCGATGATATGATTGCAGCAAGAAATGCATTGGAATCCACCGGACCTGATGAGTCTGGTAATGATGCAAGCGGTATGCCTCCAATGCCTCCTGCAGGAGGAATGGGTGGAATGCCACCTATGATGTAA
- the hmgA gene encoding hydroxymethylglutaryl-CoA reductase (NADPH) yields the protein MSNQEIIDKLLNGEIKLYQVDKEVSAKAATDIRREFIEQKYDIKLENISNYTLDMERASARNIENSIGVLQLPMGIAGPLKINGEHCQREVFVPLATSEGALVASINRGASTITASGGANARVISDCMTRAPAIKCENAGEALKIRQWFIDNFDELKELAESTTSHGKLLKIDPILIVGSYVYPRFVFSTGDSMGMNMVTIASEKILDKLAEETTATHIALSGNVCVDKKPAAINIVEGRGKSVVADILIPEEIVEKKLKTTADAIVEVNTAKNLIGSAASGAMAYNAHYANMVAAIFLATGQDAAHVVEGSLGITTAENRNGDLYFSVNLPDLPVATVGGGTSLEVAHEGLEILGVAGSNHAREFAEIVACTVLAGELSLVGALAAGHLARAHQELGRG from the coding sequence ATGTCAAATCAGGAAATTATTGATAAATTATTGAACGGTGAAATTAAACTTTATCAGGTTGATAAGGAAGTTTCAGCCAAAGCGGCGACTGATATCAGAAGAGAATTTATTGAACAGAAATATGATATCAAACTTGAAAATATCTCAAATTACACTCTTGATATGGAAAGGGCTTCAGCAAGAAATATAGAAAACTCAATTGGAGTTCTGCAGCTTCCGATGGGTATTGCAGGTCCATTAAAAATCAATGGTGAACACTGCCAGAGAGAAGTCTTTGTTCCACTTGCAACCTCAGAAGGTGCGCTTGTTGCATCAATCAACCGTGGAGCATCAACAATCACAGCATCAGGCGGTGCAAACGCAAGAGTGATTTCAGACTGCATGACCCGTGCACCTGCAATAAAATGTGAAAATGCAGGTGAAGCATTAAAAATCAGACAATGGTTTATTGATAATTTCGATGAATTAAAAGAACTGGCAGAAAGTACAACCTCTCACGGTAAACTGCTTAAAATAGACCCTATCTTAATAGTTGGAAGCTATGTATATCCAAGATTCGTGTTCTCAACCGGTGACAGTATGGGAATGAATATGGTGACAATAGCTTCTGAAAAAATCCTGGATAAACTTGCAGAAGAAACCACCGCAACCCATATTGCATTAAGCGGTAACGTCTGTGTTGATAAAAAACCTGCAGCTATTAACATTGTTGAAGGAAGAGGAAAAAGCGTAGTTGCAGATATACTGATACCTGAAGAAATAGTGGAAAAGAAACTCAAGACCACTGCAGATGCAATAGTTGAAGTAAACACTGCTAAAAACCTTATAGGTTCAGCGGCAAGCGGAGCCATGGCATACAATGCTCATTATGCAAACATGGTTGCTGCAATATTTTTGGCAACAGGTCAGGATGCAGCACATGTTGTTGAAGGATCTCTTGGAATAACTACTGCTGAAAACAGAAACGGAGACTTGTATTTCTCAGTCAACCTGCCTGACCTGCCTGTAGCAACAGTCGGTGGAGGAACAAGTCTTGAAGTTGCACATGAAGGATTGGAGATTCTTGGTGTTGCAGGTTCAAACCATGCCCGTGAATTTGCAGAAATCGTTGCATGCACTGTTTTAGCCGGAGAACTGTCACTTGTCGGAGCATTGGCAGCAGGACACCTTGCAAGAGCTCACCAGGAACTTGGACGAGGATAA